The Helianthus annuus cultivar XRQ/B chromosome 11, HanXRQr2.0-SUNRISE, whole genome shotgun sequence region GTCTCATGATCCATATATCTAAAAATAGTATTTATATCAAAGAATTTTTTATATCAGTAATATACATAGTAGAATTTAATTACAATTCATTTACCATAACCTaataacttataattatttttaaaaatacttacaattttatgattattattttttttttaattttttagtgtTACTTCTTTTTTAAGACATAAAATAAAATGGATTGTAGTATCTCAAAAGAGAAGTGAAAACGTAGAAAATTATTTTGAATAGCGAAAATATAACTGTTCTTTTGTTTAACtattttatctaaataagtcatttcattaataaggattatatacaagtttataatttacattttttcgtcatttaacccgtgtaatacacggggttgtaagctagtaatttaataaaaaaagatGCTGACCTTTGTCTTTAAATGTAGCTTTTTAACCATTGAGACATGTATTCAATTTGTGATTGATTTCATACACTTTTCCTTTTAACATAAAAATTCAATATATAAACATAATTGTTTTCCTTTCTTTTAATCGTCTTCTTCATCAACTAACTATCCGAGCTTCTCCTAGCTTGGCTCAGATCGACTTGTGAACAACCCTAGTGAATGATACTGATCACTACCCACGTTATGGTATGATATTTCTATGGTGGTTAGTGTTTCCTTGtagattttgtaaaatgatgCCTATTGAACAAAGTCAATAGTCAACATTGACTCTAACCGTGTCTTCTTTAAGAATAGTGGTAATTTTGGATTACATAAATGAAATCTTGGATAGAGGTCTCAGAGCATACCGAGCTTTCATGGTACATGGCAACACGCTGGATGGTGGTGGCAAACTCCCTAGGTGAGATGCAACGATAACTCGAAAAGTGTTTTTCGAACAACATATGAGTACTCACAAGATACTTGTAATGTGTAAAAGTCAACCTTCCTTTGATACCATATAAGTATATAACTAGACATGGAAAAGTAATATGTACATCATATTTATGTATTTGCATCTATATATAGTATGTGTAAATAAAAATGGGAACCTTCACTAAACTAAACTGTGCTAGTACATAATCTAATGTAATCTTACAAGTACTTGAATGTAATAAAAAATAGAATTTGGTGACTTGCCATCCCTATTTGTCTAAATTTACTTAATCACTGCTGAACTTTCAAGCTAACACATCGAGCACCAGTGGTCTAGTGGTAGAATAGTACCCTGCCACGGTACAGACCCGGGTTCGATTCCCGGCTGGTGCATTTCGTGCTATGATGATTAAAGCCTTGCAATGGTTGGGTCCATTGCTTCACATCACAATTTGATTAGATTAGGCAACTCTGAGCCACCTTTTTTTTATTGAGTTTTCATCCATTATTATTTCAAagtcaacaaaaaaaaattaaagaatatTGGAATAGAAGTGTAAAAATATACACTTGTATAGCTAGCTTCTAAGGGTGATTGTTAATTGTTGAAACTAACAATAACGAAAATAATATACGGTTAAACTGTTTTGAGATGTATGCGTTTGGGTTCACAATTTACGGTTTGAGAAACCAAGTTTAACAATTTGGTTCATGATGTGGAACTCGGCTTTTAAATACATGCTCATCATGGTCTCTTGTCAATTATCGAAACATTACGCATGAAGGGATAAATAGATTGCATTTATATAGGGTACTTAAAAAGCACATTCGAGAAACATGAGGAAATCTTAATGACTCAATGGTCGACATAAGATATGCCAGTTCACCCGACACGATTGACACCCTTACTCATCAAGGTCTCTTCATCACTAGAACGAGTTCACTCAAGATCTCATATATCTTGTCACACGCAGGATGAGCTTTATCCGCAACTAAGAAACTATGAGTTCTACTGTTAACTGTAATCCAACTGCACCCAGGCACCTTACTCAAATTTCTTTCTTTCATCACTCTTCTTATATCAGCAACATAATCCCACCTTCTAGAAGTTGCATAAACATTAGAAAGCGATACATAATTGGACGCATTTTCAGGTTCAATCTCAATAAGCGATTTATAACCCAAAACTTTAGTCTCATAGTGTGCAGGATCTACACAACCACTAACAAGTGCTCCCCAAACACTCGGTCCGGGCTCTAAACGCATTGACTTTATGAAAGTCAACGCTTCATCGAGTCGACCTGACCGTCCCAACAAGTCAACCACACAAGAACACATTTCAACCGTTGGGTCAAGCCCGAAAACAGTTACCGCTTTGCTATACACATCAAGGCCTTTTTCAACCAGACCGGATTTGCTACAAGCGGAAAGAACTCCGACTACACTGATTGCATCCGGTTTGATCCCGCTTGTAACCATTTTATCATACAAAGTAACCGCCTCATGACCGTTGCCGTGTAATCCACACGCGGATATCATACAGCTCCATGAAATTGCGTCTTTCGAGCGACAATCGTGATCAAAAACTTTTCTCGCAGAGGTTAAAAGACCGTTCTTGGAGTACATATCGATTAACGAATTGCATAAAGACGTGTGATTAACGAACCCCTTTTTAACCGAAAGCCCATGGGTTTGTTGCACTCCTAACAACCCTGCGGTTAAGTTACAAGCAGGGAGAAGAGTTAAAACCAACACCTCATTTGGTTCCACCTCACTCGCTCTTCGCATTTCACGAAACAGACGTACGGTTTCTTCAGGAGCGCCATTACGTAAATAACCGTTCATCATCGCTGTCCACGCAAAAATGTTTCTAAACCTCATTTGATCAAATACAAACCGGGCCAAACTTACTTTACTACGCCGTGAATACATATCGATCAAACAGCAGTTTAAGTGAACACCCGAATCGACATCAAGGTTCATCTTTCTAACAATGTACCAATGAAGCTCCCTCCCATAATCAAACCGTCCGAATCGCTTCCCACACAACGGAAGCAGATTCGACAACGTAAACTCATTAATCTTTCGCCCTTCCATTAACATTCTCTTAACATACTCCCACACTTCAGAATCCGAAAACGAGCATTCCCCATTAACATACATACCCAACATTATATTCCATGAAGCAAtacttctttgaggcatttcatcaaacagttTACGTGCATCTTTTGTTCTGTCACATTTCCCATACATTAACATCAAAGAATTAGTTAACACAACATCTGCTGCAACAAACCCATGTTTCACGGACTTCCCGTGAACCCATTTTCCCGCGAAAAAGTGTCCTGTATCCCCGGAAATATTAGCAAGAATCGAGAATGTGAACTCATCAGGTGAATGAATACTGTGACACATGTTGTTGAAAAGGGTGAAACATTCATGATAAAGATTATGTTTTGCGTACGTGTTGATCAATGTGTTGTATGAATAGGTGTCCATTGAGTTGAAAAGTGTTGGAGATTGAGTGTGGGTTTGTTTGGTGAGTTTTAGAGATGGGGTTTTGGTTAGGAGGTGGAGAAGATGATGAGGGGGTGGAGATTTTGATGGGTTTTTGGAGAACTTAAGTGAGCTGAGCATGTAGATTGTTGAGGATGTTGGTGGTGTATATGTAACTTTGTTTGATTTAACGGGTTGTGTTTGGATtggcttttttttttaattaaataggTTGAGTTGTCATAGATTTGGGATGGGTCATCCAGTTACAACTTGATTAGAACTCGTCTAtatgtttgatttgtttagatAAATGAGTTAAACAGGTTTGGGGTTCAGGTTACATAACTATGGTTCAACTTACGCGTACCCACCCAATTTGAAATGACGTTACGAGTCAATCCTACCATTTATATTATCTATATGTCTTAAAAGACAAAGTCGGTGGCTTTTACGCCACCGACACCCCCAACTTTTAATGGTAACGGTAACGGCGTCACATGGAATTTCTACTTTTACAACCTCACTCCCTAACTTTGGTTAATCATCATCACGCAAAAATTTGAGTCAGAGATAGATATGGAAGACGGAATGCGACGCCACCTGCCACCGACGTGTACCTCCCTTACTAGACTTACTTTGTTGTTCACGGGTTCTCCGGTGTGCGACCGACTACAACGACGGTGGATCAAGAACAGTGGTGGCGACAGTGATCACGCAATGACATTTCGGTGGGGGCAAGTCATGGCTGTGACGTTTGGCTTCTGCGACGAAGCCAACGACGACAACGCCGACGTTACTGGACCACCTTTTTTTTACTGCGATGACACACCGGTGATGATGGCAGTGACATTTCGATGGGGCAACTGATAACGTGTTAAGGTTCAAAAACAGAGGGTGAAGGTGGGAGGTGCTTCGTGAAGGTGATGCTCAGCCATTGACCACCGTCGTGAGGTGGCCGCGCCCCTCCAATGGTCTACAATGTCAATAGCTGACAAGGGATTTtgaaaaagggtaaattacacttttcgtcctttatgtttgtagcgagttgcaatggataacctttaacttcaataattacagtcacaatcctttattttgAAAAGGCATTACATATttcgtcctttaacactaaccaggttaaaattttaagttaTGTCTATCCACCTAAGGGTATTCTGGTTATTTCAtgctttttttttaaacagtcattaataaataaaaaacaaaaatattccATATATAAGTTACAACAAACCATACActactaagagcattcacatccatcccactatattttcaccctaaattacactaaaagccactacattttctctcttcttttcaattaaataattttaaacctttatcattaccttttctctctcctccactcacaaccactttcaaaatatattaaaaaattataggggggaAAACaatgtccccccaaatatacagatgaacagtaacattttctctctcctccactcacaaccattttttatactcttcatattttaaaaacaccacacacataATATGATTCCttagatgtgaatgctctaacataTTCTCACAGACCcagggcatgtttgggtaagcttattgaaacaacttattgacttattagcttcttggaaaagtcaggattttgtgacttattgacttattggcttttccctCTCACATACACCTtctttgccaaacatcattttagagcttatgacttttcaaaaagccaataagtcaataagttgtttcaaaaacttacccaaacatgcccttcAGAAGGCAAAAAATCTTCTACAGTTGATCCCAACAAGATTTTTCAATCTGGTTTACAAATTCATGACTGCTTGAAAATAATTGATCACTTGAAGCCTTACAGATTGACCTATATTGTGAATCGAAGGAATCCTGACACGCCTGGGTGGCTACCGATTTTGTTTTTTGAAAAAGCAAAACACAAACAAGTCACATGTGACCGAGTCAACATAAGGGGGCTGAAATGGCCTTTGACCTTAACATATTGTAGTCAACTGCAGACCAACTCTATAGTGCATAGATGATCATATAGAAGAAAACTGTAATTTCAAATCAGCCCCCATCTATGCAAACCAAATCCCCCAAATTTAATGCTTCAACTTTGAATCAACTATTTCCAGATCCAGAAAGAAGATACAATTCACCTCACATggaatcttcatcttcatcatctcaGATCGTTTTGAGATCCAGAAATCAAATGAAGTTCGTCGGAGACTCACGAACAATGACGGTGGTGCCGGTTGTTTATGGTGGTTCGGTGGTTGTGGGTGGTTTAGAGATGGTGGTGGCGCCTAGCGATAATGAGTGGCTTCAGGTGGgatacggtggtggtggtggtggttggatTTAGTGGTGGCAGTAGAGGTTGGTGGGCTAAGAGATTCTAGGGTTTGAAGATTTAGGGAAGATAATGTTTCTATATATACATGTAATATatttgattttatttattaatcaacattttaaataaaaacatgaaatgaccAGTATACCCTTAAGTGGATAAACAtaacttaaaattttaacctggttagtgcTAAAGAACGAAATGTGTAATgcgttttccaaataaaggattgtgactgtaattattgaagttaaaggctatccattgcaacctgttacaaacataaaggacgaaaaatgtaatttaccctttgaAAAATGAAGAGAACTATGGTTGTTTTGATATtgggtttgggtaaatggttttgGGAAGGTAATGGTCAGACATTTTTTTACTGCATTTATTATTTTACATTATGTTAGTGTGAAATAAACACATTCCCTTTACCTAAGATAATCAAGTCCCCTTAACTCGTACATGTTGTAATTCTGGCCTTTGCTCGTTTGGGTTGGGGCGTCTGTTTTGTATtggccttttgcccgtttgggtcgaaggcggtttttaatgaagtttattttcaaaaaaaagtcGCCTTAACTCGTACAATCTTAAAAGACAAAGTCGGTGGATTTCCCACCGGCTTTGCCTCCCTGCCCCCGtactttcacgatgttgcaatttTAGCCTCTTGACTTTGGTTCCTTCAAAGTTttataaaatgacaaatttagtccctaaacctTCTACTTTGAATTTCCAAAACCACTACATCATCTTTCAAACTTTGACAGCACCAAACATCTACTTTGGTTTTCCACCATCACCCCCTTAGCTCTTACACAGTTACGCCACCAACCCTCTTCTTTTACATTTTCACAAACACCCCctcatcttttacacatttccgccaCCACCTCTATAAGTTTACACTTTGTCTTTTTTAAACTTTGCTTTTTTCCCCTTGCACTATTACTCCATTTTTACACACATCCAACTTTTGCAAATGCCAATGCATTGTGTTTTACGAAATATCTTAGGCATTGTGTTTTCCACTTTGTGTCTACCTTgtgttttacgttttttttttgtaattgtctTTTACGCACTACGTTTTACGAATCGTGTTTTATCTTACTATATGTTTCCACCCATCGCGCGCCGCTGCAATGCGCAGCGGGCAAAATACTAGTTTTATATAATAAACATATAATTACAAAGTAAATACTACTATATATAAAACTGTTTCGATCTCGTATCAACCAATATTGTCCATTTTGCCTTCATGTTTCTCGTTATACTTAGTTTGGTTGTCTCTTGCTTTTTTGACTTACCAAATTGATGTGATAAGTGCTTTAGGAATGTATGTCTACCGAACTTAAGTTTTGTGAACTCTTACCACTTGGATTATGTCTCCAACCTACAAAAATCTTGTATTGTTTCAAGCGATAACCATACCCTTAATATTGTCGATTCAAATGTATATTGTTGGGTTTCAATCTTTTATAATAGCAAAACATTGTTTGTCTATAAACAGGCCATGAAACAACCTTTATTTTGTTGTACATTATATGAATAATAGTATACTTTAATatttatataactttttttaaaaacccaCTCCACTGCTTTATTGTTTCCCTAATTTATGAGTTCGTCACGACTTAATTGGACCCCTTTTAGCTATGTTTTAGGTGGTGTTGGCAGGGCCCCTGCTTTGGGCTTGTGAGGCTAGGCAAAGGCCTAGAGTCCTCAAAAATAGGGACAAATATTTGTATCTATGTATAGGCCCCAAATGATTGATTAACTTGAAGAAAAAAAGGCTCAATTAAAGAACCAATTTTAGGCTGGACGGTATGGGGAGCGTCCCTCACCCGTCCCCCTCCCACCCGTCCAGGCCCGACTACGAAGCAAACACCGTGCCCCCCCCCCCTCGTTCTTGTCCTGAGTGTCTCCCACAAGCTGTTTGAGATGGagcagaaaatgacaaaaaaatgtGGGGTTTCGAGGCTTGTGAccgtttaaataaaaaaattaaattccAATTTCCAATTAAATTCCAACGGCCATTTTTAAAAAATTTAGCAAATTCATTCCAAATTTTATAAATACTCACCACTTTTACACTATTTTTCACACCTTTTCACAAACTACAATCTCatatctctctcacattttataaaaACTCTTCCATTTTTATATAAACTCAACATTTTTATACTATTTTTTACccactaccaccccatctctctctcaaAATTTACCATGTCTTCGCCTTCttcaatttcttcatcttcttcgtctacgtggtattcatcatcttcgggAGAGAATGACGCATTTTTCGAAAACATGATTTTGTACGCGGCTCAGATCTTCATGGCGGATGATGAAGCGTCGTCCCAACGACTAACTAGACGAGCAAAATTAAACCGAGACAAAGAAGGTACTTTACTTTTTTTTCCGTATGTTTATTTAAATTTGAAAATGTATTTATAATTAATTTgatatattttttgttttaaatataTAGCCGCCCACGATAAACTAGTGGtcgattattttgccgacgaacccATGTACACGGACGAGATGTTTTGACGTCGGTTCCGAATGAGTCGTCGACTTTTTTTTATGCATCGCAGACGACATGGCCCGGTCTGATCTGTTTTTTACACTGCGATACGACGCTAGGGGGCAAAGGGGTTTCACTAATTTGCAAAAATGTATGTCGTCCATTCGCCAACTGGCATATGGTTACACACCCGATGCATTAGACGAGTATTATGGATGTCCGAAAGAACCGCACGTCTATGTTTGCACAGGTTTTGCGAATGGGTTGTCAAATTATATAGCAAAAGATACCTGCGGAGACCAAACGcaaacgacgttcaaaaattatatcaagcacaCGAACAAAGACATGGTTTTTcaggaatgctcgggagcattgattgcatgcactggccGTGGCAGAACTGCCCTACTGCCtggcaaggtcagtatactaggggagatcaTGGTCATCCCACTATTATTCTAGTggctgttgcgtcacaggatctctggatCTGGCATGCTtttttttggtctacctggttcgcttaatgaccttaacatcatataccagtcacaGATATTTGACAATGTAGTGGCGGGAACAAGTCCAGACACAAGTTTTACggtttcgggggtggaatacaggcgaggttactacctTGCAGATGGAatatacccaacgtactcgacaatTGTTAAAACTATTCCGCACCCGACAGacgataaaagaaaaaaaattgcgAAGTATCAAGAGGGTGCGAGAAAAGATATTGAATGGGCTTTTGGGGTACTACAAAAAATGACATATCATTGAACATCCAACACGTTTGGCTACACCAAAGAGGTTACGAaacattatgtacgcttgtatcatccttcataacatggTCATTGAAGACGAATGTAGAGC contains the following coding sequences:
- the LOC110890691 gene encoding pentatricopeptide repeat-containing protein At3g12770, translating into MLSSLKFSKNPSKSPPPHHLLHLLTKTPSLKLTKQTHTQSPTLFNSMDTYSYNTLINTYAKHNLYHECFTLFNNMCHSIHSPDEFTFSILANISGDTGHFFAGKWVHGKSVKHGFVAADVVLTNSLMLMYGKCDRTKDARKLFDEMPQRSIASWNIMLGMYVNGECSFSDSEVWEYVKRMLMEGRKINEFTLSNLLPLCGKRFGRFDYGRELHWYIVRKMNLDVDSGVHLNCCLIDMYSRRSKVSLARFVFDQMRFRNIFAWTAMMNGYLRNGAPEETVRLFREMRRASEVEPNEVLVLTLLPACNLTAGLLGVQQTHGLSVKKGFVNHTSLCNSLIDMYSKNGLLTSARKVFDHDCRSKDAISWSCMISACGLHGNGHEAVTLYDKMVTSGIKPDAISVVGVLSACSKSGLVEKGLDVYSKAVTVFGLDPTVEMCSCVVDLLGRSGRLDEALTFIKSMRLEPGPSVWGALVSGCVDPAHYETKVLGYKSLIEIEPENASNYVSLSNVYATSRRWDYVADIRRVMKERNLSKVPGCSWITVNSRTHSFLVADKAHPACDKIYEILSELVLVMKRP
- the LOC110888535 gene encoding uncharacterized protein LOC110888535; the protein is MARSDLFFTLRYDARGQRGFTNLQKCMSSIRQLAYGYTPDALDEYYGCPKEPHVYVCTGFANGLSNYIAKDTCGDQTQTTFKNYIKHTNKDMVFQECSGALIACTGRGRTALLPGKSQIFDNVVAGTSPDTSFTVSGVEYRRGYYLADGIYPTYSTIVKTIPHPTDDKRKKIAKYQEGARKDIEWAFGVLQKMTYH